Proteins encoded by one window of Helicobacter sp. 11S03491-1:
- the flgG gene encoding flagellar basal-body rod protein FlgG: MMRALYTATTGMLGQQLQIDTTSNNIANVKTTGYKKQRAEFNDLFYQALQYAGTATSETTLSPTGIEVGLGVRPGAINKMFSQGSPQETENNLDIAITGKGFFQIQLPDGSIAYTRSGNFKLDDQGNVVTSEGYLLLPQITVPQDATQINIGTDGTVSVVQGNRGLSNVLGQIEIVNFINPAGLHGLGDNLYINTNASGDPIAGVGGTDGLGQLRQGFLELSNVKLVEEMTDLITGQRAYEANSKSIQTADSMLQTVNNLKR; encoded by the coding sequence ATGATGCGTGCATTATATACAGCTACTACAGGGATGTTAGGGCAGCAGCTCCAAATTGATACGACTTCAAATAATATTGCTAATGTCAAAACAACAGGGTATAAAAAACAAAGGGCAGAATTTAATGATTTATTTTATCAAGCGCTTCAATATGCCGGAACAGCTACAAGCGAAACTACACTTTCGCCTACAGGGATAGAAGTAGGCTTAGGTGTGCGTCCGGGCGCAATTAATAAAATGTTTTCTCAAGGTAGCCCTCAAGAAACAGAAAATAATTTGGATATTGCCATAACAGGCAAAGGATTTTTTCAAATACAACTTCCTGATGGAAGTATTGCTTATACAAGAAGTGGAAATTTCAAACTTGATGATCAAGGTAATGTTGTAACAAGTGAGGGGTATTTGCTTTTGCCCCAAATCACTGTTCCCCAAGATGCTACACAGATTAATATTGGGACAGATGGGACGGTGAGTGTTGTGCAAGGAAACCGGGGATTGAGTAATGTTTTAGGACAAATTGAAATTGTAAATTTTATAAATCCTGCAGGGCTTCATGGACTAGGCGATAATCTTTATATCAACACAAATGCTTCCGGAGATCCTATAGCGGGAGTTGGCGGTACAGATGGATTAGGACAATTGCGACAAGGGTTTTTGGAATTAAGCAATGTAAAATTGGTAGAAGAGATGACTGATCTCATCACAGGGCAACGTGCCTATGAAGCTAATTCCAAGTCAATTCAAACAGCAGATTCAATGCTCCAAACCGTAAATAACCTCAAACGATAA
- a CDS encoding MFS transporter, whose amino-acid sequence MKISEDKTIAKIAWRLLPLLMLGYFVAFVDRVNVGFASLSMNADIGISSAIFGFGAGLFYITYVIFEIPSNLLLEKIGARIWIGRIMISWGIISACGMFISGEKSFYAIRLLLGVAEAGFFPGIILYITYWFPPKYRAKIIAIFMVAIPLSSFVGSPISAYILTLDGLWGLKDWQLLFLLEGLPAVILGILVIMFLPNKPSDANWLCDEEKQYITTKTIPSPGESKKSSINLKNFFNKRILALSLAYAGASGASQCLSIWQPVIIKSLGFQSLATGFLNALPFGIACVMMILWGRHSDLKNERIWHSKISLFLVMFFLIVIAFVFEYALLVILSLIIAVSATYMFKGPFWALGGEYLPAGLVAFGLAEVNSIGNLAGFIGSWLIGIIRDWSGSFTYALIPIALISLAGCIVLHFIGKHQNLSSIKPHSR is encoded by the coding sequence ATGAAAATTTCAGAAGATAAAACAATAGCAAAAATAGCATGGCGACTGTTGCCATTATTGATGTTGGGTTATTTTGTTGCCTTTGTTGATAGAGTCAATGTTGGTTTTGCATCTTTGAGCATGAATGCAGATATAGGGATTTCCTCAGCAATATTTGGGTTTGGAGCAGGATTATTTTATATCACTTATGTAATTTTTGAAATTCCAAGTAACTTGTTGCTTGAAAAAATAGGGGCTAGAATTTGGATTGGCAGAATCATGATAAGTTGGGGAATTATTTCAGCTTGCGGTATGTTTATAAGCGGAGAAAAATCATTTTATGCAATCCGATTGCTTTTAGGAGTTGCTGAAGCCGGGTTTTTTCCGGGTATTATTCTTTATATCACTTATTGGTTCCCTCCAAAATATCGAGCTAAAATCATTGCCATTTTTATGGTTGCTATTCCTCTATCAAGTTTTGTTGGTTCTCCTATTTCAGCCTATATACTGACATTAGACGGATTATGGGGACTTAAAGATTGGCAATTGTTATTTTTACTTGAAGGACTCCCTGCAGTTATTTTGGGAATATTAGTCATTATGTTTTTGCCCAATAAACCCTCTGATGCTAATTGGCTTTGCGACGAAGAAAAACAATACATAACTACAAAAACAATTCCATCCCCCGGAGAATCCAAAAAATCTTCCATTAATTTAAAGAATTTTTTTAATAAAAGAATTTTGGCTTTATCACTCGCTTATGCAGGTGCTTCCGGAGCTTCTCAATGTCTTTCTATTTGGCAACCTGTCATTATCAAATCTTTAGGTTTCCAATCTCTGGCAACGGGGTTTCTCAATGCCCTACCCTTTGGTATAGCCTGTGTGATGATGATTTTGTGGGGCAGGCATTCGGATTTGAAAAATGAGAGAATTTGGCATAGTAAAATTTCATTATTTTTAGTCATGTTTTTTCTGATTGTCATTGCTTTTGTATTTGAATATGCTTTATTGGTTATTTTATCTCTTATTATCGCTGTGAGTGCTACTTATATGTTCAAGGGACCTTTTTGGGCATTAGGAGGAGAATATTTACCTGCAGGGCTTGTGGCATTTGGACTTGCTGAAGTAAATTCGATTGGAAATTTAGCAGGTTTTATAGGTTCTTGGCTGATTGGCATTATTAGAGATTGGAGCGGGAGCTTCACCTATGCCCTCATACCAATCGCCCTTATTAGTTTAGCAGGATGTATTGTTTTGCATTTTATTGGCAAACATCAAAATCTCTCAAGCATAAAACCACATTCAAGATGA
- the gmk gene encoding guanylate kinase, translating to MDNGGILVLSGPSGSGKSTLCKFLQESIPNIYFSISTTTRNPREGEEKGQHYHFVSQGEFLRDIKENKFLEYAEVHGNYYGTSLTPIQEALKLGKLVVFDVDVQGHQGIKNYYKNSVRSIFITTKNKQVLKERLNSRHTDSQETIELRLMHAYNEMKHIDEFDYLIINDDIQVAKEAIICIAKSLPYIQNISNSKQLCKKWLENL from the coding sequence ATGGATAATGGTGGGATTTTGGTCTTGTCAGGACCTAGTGGTTCCGGAAAAAGCACTTTATGTAAATTTTTGCAAGAGAGTATCCCCAATATTTATTTTTCTATTTCTACAACTACGAGAAATCCCAGAGAAGGTGAGGAGAAGGGGCAACATTATCATTTTGTTTCTCAAGGAGAATTTTTAAGAGATATTAAAGAAAATAAATTTCTAGAATACGCAGAAGTACATGGAAATTATTATGGCACTTCACTTACACCAATACAAGAGGCTTTGAAGTTAGGGAAGTTGGTTGTTTTTGATGTAGATGTCCAAGGACATCAAGGTATTAAAAATTATTATAAAAACTCTGTGCGATCAATTTTTATCACTACGAAGAATAAACAAGTCCTAAAAGAAAGATTAAATTCCAGACATACAGATTCCCAAGAGACAATTGAGCTTCGTTTAATGCATGCTTATAATGAAATGAAACATATAGATGAATTTGATTATTTAATCATTAATGATGATATTCAAGTAGCAAAAGAAGCTATTATCTGTATTGCAAAATCTTTGCCTTATATTCAAAACATCAGTAATTCCAAGCAATTATGTAAAAAATGGTTAGAAAATTTATAA
- the trmA gene encoding tRNA (uridine(54)-C5)-methyltransferase TrmA: MICENFLECGGCQIDQDYHVQFSQKFQIFQSLFEHKIQDLEIFYSPPTGFRARGEFRLHRENSKVYLSMNTYGKNNRVKISSCPILLPILQEKLEILLAFINTDHLLEHKLYGIKILGGLSGDSVITLIYHKKLDNLWEESATRLSQDMRCSLIGRSRGQKIIIGKDYIRESLWIGQQNYFYIHQESGFSQPNPYTNIQMIEFVLSKLPPAFQSDMLEMYCGSGNFTIPLAKRFQKVFATEVVKSSIQTLKINAVNNNVQNIIASRLSGLETLEALSYKRDFFRLRKVCLEDFNFSHIFLDPPRSGIKDPQMLAFIQKFKHIIYISCNPFSLKQDFATLLQTHRIKHSALFDQFPYTHHLECGFMLERF, encoded by the coding sequence ATGATTTGTGAAAATTTTTTAGAATGCGGAGGATGTCAGATTGATCAAGATTATCACGTTCAGTTTTCTCAAAAATTTCAAATTTTTCAATCTCTTTTTGAGCATAAGATTCAAGATTTAGAAATATTTTACTCTCCTCCTACCGGGTTTAGAGCAAGAGGAGAATTTCGTCTTCATAGAGAAAATTCTAAAGTTTATCTATCCATGAATACATATGGGAAAAATAATCGTGTCAAAATCTCATCTTGCCCAATTTTGCTTCCTATTTTGCAAGAAAAGCTTGAAATACTTCTGGCATTTATTAATACTGATCATTTGCTGGAACATAAACTTTATGGAATAAAAATTTTAGGGGGGTTAAGCGGAGATAGTGTCATAACTCTTATTTATCATAAAAAATTAGATAATCTTTGGGAAGAGTCTGCTACAAGACTTTCTCAAGATATGAGATGTTCTCTTATAGGTCGTAGCAGAGGGCAAAAAATTATTATTGGCAAAGACTATATCCGGGAGTCTCTATGGATTGGGCAACAAAATTATTTTTATATCCATCAAGAAAGTGGGTTTTCCCAACCCAATCCCTATACCAATATTCAAATGATTGAGTTTGTTCTTTCTAAACTCCCCCCTGCTTTTCAAAGTGATATGTTAGAAATGTATTGCGGGAGTGGAAATTTTACAATCCCTCTAGCCAAAAGATTTCAAAAAGTTTTTGCTACAGAAGTGGTAAAGTCATCTATCCAAACCCTTAAGATCAATGCTGTAAATAATAATGTTCAAAACATTATTGCTAGCCGACTTAGCGGATTAGAAACACTAGAAGCACTAAGTTACAAAAGAGATTTTTTTCGTTTGAGAAAGGTTTGTTTGGAAGATTTTAATTTTTCTCATATTTTTTTAGATCCTCCAAGAAGTGGCATCAAAGATCCACAAATGTTAGCCTTCATTCAAAAATTCAAGCATATTATCTATATTTCTTGCAACCCTTTTTCTCTCAAGCAAGACTTTGCCACTCTTCTTCAGACCCATCGTATTAAGCATAGTGCTCTTTTTGATCAATTCCCCTATACACATCATCTTGAATGTGGTTTTATGCTTGAGAGATTTTGA